From the genome of Amycolatopsis sp. NBC_01488, one region includes:
- a CDS encoding macrolide family glycosyltransferase, translating into MTRHVVLCTLPGHGHVTPVLDVLGELVRRGHRVTVATGSAFADRIAATGARPLLYDGPADDPGSHRLAAALTGASSCLEPLAPVRKLLADDPPDVLAFDSTMWIAGRVLAHDVACPTIQLSACFASNEHYSLPAHVARYPSPPSTEDSYDFVADLNALLAAEAPGRTAERFLDDGRDHKLVLIPRDFQYAGETFDARHTFTGPCFGPQRPLTGWEPPSNGNPVLLVSLGTSAFNDQPDFFRQCASAFADLLWNVVMTLGGGVDPASLGTLPQNVEARPWVPHPAVLRHASAFVTSAGMGSVMEAFYCGTPLVLVPMHGEQEVNTERVVELGLGVRIPRAEVTPERIRDAVLAVAADEGIGARMRAMRDHAHEGGGAVTAADRILDVAKGRE; encoded by the coding sequence GTGACCCGACACGTCGTGCTCTGCACCCTGCCCGGCCACGGGCACGTGACCCCCGTCCTGGACGTCCTCGGCGAGCTGGTCCGGCGCGGCCACCGGGTCACCGTGGCCACCGGGAGCGCGTTCGCCGACCGGATCGCTGCGACCGGCGCCCGGCCTCTCCTTTACGACGGGCCGGCCGACGACCCGGGTTCGCACCGCCTGGCCGCCGCGCTGACCGGCGCGTCCAGCTGTCTCGAGCCGCTGGCGCCGGTGCGGAAGCTGCTGGCGGACGACCCGCCCGACGTGCTCGCGTTCGACTCGACCATGTGGATCGCGGGCCGGGTGCTCGCCCACGACGTCGCGTGCCCGACGATCCAGCTGTCGGCGTGTTTCGCGTCGAACGAGCACTACTCGCTGCCGGCGCACGTCGCACGGTACCCGTCGCCACCATCCACAGAGGACTCCTACGACTTCGTCGCCGACCTGAACGCCCTGCTGGCGGCCGAAGCTCCCGGCCGGACCGCCGAACGGTTCCTCGACGACGGACGCGACCACAAGCTGGTCCTCATTCCCCGCGACTTCCAGTACGCGGGCGAGACGTTCGACGCGCGGCACACGTTCACCGGGCCGTGCTTCGGCCCGCAGCGGCCGCTGACGGGCTGGGAGCCGCCGTCGAACGGGAACCCCGTGTTGCTGGTGTCCCTCGGGACGTCGGCGTTCAACGACCAGCCGGACTTCTTCCGCCAGTGCGCGAGCGCGTTCGCGGACCTGCTCTGGAACGTGGTGATGACCCTGGGCGGCGGTGTCGACCCGGCGTCACTGGGGACGCTGCCGCAGAATGTCGAGGCGCGCCCCTGGGTTCCGCACCCGGCGGTGCTGCGCCACGCGTCGGCGTTCGTGACGTCGGCGGGCATGGGGAGCGTCATGGAGGCGTTCTACTGCGGGACCCCGCTCGTCCTGGTGCCGATGCACGGCGAGCAGGAAGTCAACACGGAACGGGTGGTGGAGCTGGGTCTCGGCGTCCGGATCCCGCGTGCGGAGGTGACGCCGGAACGTATTCGCGACGCAGTCCTGGCGGTGGCGGCGGACGAAGGCATCGGCGCGCGGATGCGGGCCATGCGAGACCACGCGCACGAAGGCGGGGGCGCTGTCACGGCCGCCGACCGCATCCTCGACGTGGCAAAAGGTCGTGAGTGA